In a genomic window of Streptomyces sp. NBC_01231:
- a CDS encoding alpha/beta hydrolase, producing MINVRVGGRCDGPAMVCWPSLMMDGTMWQYQYEYFAPTHRVVLIDSPGHGRSDALRKIIDLKDCSAALVEILDALDIDKCVLVGNSWGGMLAGVFPAYYPQRTAAAVGINCTASLPTTVESVWAGALSTFLSLHAKMPPLAAKAAKAAFVGPTAEATNPEFVEFTKFVLRDDPKSVAWALRSILIGRKDEHRRLNTIRNAPVLIIAGEEDSQFPVHVVRKMADAIKGSTFRVLQHTAHLAARENPEGVNAEIDAFLASLPAAA from the coding sequence CTGATCAACGTGCGCGTCGGCGGCCGTTGTGACGGCCCCGCCATGGTGTGCTGGCCGAGCCTGATGATGGACGGCACCATGTGGCAGTACCAGTACGAGTACTTCGCCCCGACCCACCGCGTCGTGCTCATCGACAGTCCCGGACACGGCAGGTCCGACGCGCTGCGCAAGATCATCGACCTCAAGGACTGCTCCGCCGCGCTCGTCGAGATCCTCGACGCGCTCGACATCGACAAGTGCGTCCTGGTGGGCAACAGTTGGGGCGGCATGCTCGCCGGCGTCTTCCCGGCCTACTACCCGCAGCGGACCGCGGCGGCGGTCGGTATCAACTGCACCGCCTCCCTGCCCACGACGGTCGAGAGCGTCTGGGCCGGCGCGCTGTCCACCTTCCTCTCGCTGCACGCGAAGATGCCGCCGCTGGCCGCCAAGGCGGCCAAGGCGGCCTTCGTCGGCCCCACCGCCGAGGCCACCAACCCGGAATTCGTGGAGTTCACCAAGTTCGTTCTGCGGGACGACCCGAAGTCGGTGGCGTGGGCGCTGCGCAGCATCCTCATAGGACGCAAGGACGAGCACCGCCGCCTGAACACCATCAGGAACGCGCCCGTCCTGATCATCGCCGGTGAGGAGGACAGCCAGTTCCCGGTGCACGTGGTGCGGAAGATGGCGGACGCCATCAAGGGCAGCACCTTCCGTGTGCTCCAGCACACCGCGCACCTCGCCGCTCGCGAGAACCCCGAAGGTGTCAATGCGGAGATCGACGCCTTCCTCGCTTCCCTGCCCGCAGCAGCCTGA
- a CDS encoding UbiA family prenyltransferase codes for MPGLRQRTCTSIVAHVQTWRPYTTCYPALLGLAGAAWAGGVGPGELLTAVVAPALGWLSGHYLGDWMDRDLDAIGKPQRPIPSGRLSPGAALWSGIGCAVVSAVLAVGANWRILPLFLLAMAGIVGYSRVFKKRGLSGNVARGVLTALAVVIGAMVTRPFPPWSLLPVAAGFLLHDTSSNLVGTVRDVDGDRAGGYRSVPVRRGVRHAVRLALALYGCGLTFLASAAAGTPRDPAGYLAFLVLAAVIAAAAFVPLLRSGTQIGQRAALRGHEVLVAERLVLAAGVIAGALGPATAALAVVPVLLFSLLTQKLMRAGHEFPPARVRKEPVT; via the coding sequence GTGCCCGGCCTGCGGCAGCGCACCTGTACGAGCATCGTCGCCCATGTGCAGACCTGGCGCCCGTACACCACCTGCTACCCCGCACTGCTCGGCCTTGCCGGTGCCGCCTGGGCCGGGGGCGTGGGGCCCGGGGAGCTACTGACAGCCGTCGTGGCGCCCGCGTTGGGCTGGCTGTCGGGGCACTATCTGGGCGACTGGATGGACCGGGACCTCGACGCGATCGGCAAACCGCAGCGGCCGATCCCGTCAGGGCGGCTGTCGCCCGGTGCCGCCCTGTGGAGCGGGATCGGGTGCGCGGTGGTGAGCGCCGTACTGGCCGTGGGCGCCAACTGGCGGATCCTGCCGCTGTTCCTGCTCGCGATGGCCGGGATCGTGGGCTACAGCCGCGTGTTCAAGAAGCGCGGCCTGTCGGGGAACGTGGCCCGGGGCGTCCTGACCGCCCTGGCCGTCGTCATCGGCGCCATGGTCACGCGGCCGTTTCCGCCGTGGTCGCTGCTGCCGGTCGCCGCAGGGTTCCTGCTGCACGACACCTCGTCCAACCTCGTCGGCACGGTGCGGGACGTGGACGGCGACCGGGCCGGAGGATACCGGTCGGTGCCGGTGCGGCGCGGGGTACGGCACGCGGTCCGGCTGGCTCTCGCCCTCTACGGCTGTGGGCTCACCTTCCTCGCGTCGGCCGCCGCGGGCACGCCCAGGGATCCGGCGGGGTACCTCGCGTTCCTCGTCCTGGCCGCGGTGATCGCCGCCGCCGCCTTCGTCCCCCTGCTCCGGTCGGGCACGCAGATCGGGCAACGGGCCGCGCTGCGCGGCCACGAGGTGCTGGTCGCCGAGCGGCTGGTGCTTGCCGCGGGCGTCATCGCCGGTGCGCTCGGTCCGGCCACCGCGGCCCTCGCCGTCGTACCCGTCCTGCTGTTCTCGCTCCTCACCCAGAAGCTCATGCGCGCGGGCCACGAGTTCCCGCCCGCCCGCGTACGAAAGGAGCCTGTGACATGA
- a CDS encoding FAD-dependent monooxygenase, translated as MSGTDVVVCGAGVGGLAAACALGGLGLRVLLVDKQPEIRPVAKGEVFQPGSLPVLRAWGVAGHLETAGALRLDRLVARDPDGTARMTLDYGLLPADGGNWLLAHDYPAILRAFTDALPASAELRRGTVVDDLLGAADGRVTGVRLRDGEEVKAALVVAADGISSRLRRAAGLDVERLEYPHRLVAMELTDAPEVDPDFSAYVTPRGLRLRYALPGGRVRLYAQVAPDELRGADESRLASWVAGLVRDTPALAPLQEAVRAAVPRRQTLPVARALAPQLTVPGLALVGDSGHVVHPMAAQGMNSAVADAHCLAELVGRCGELTATAVDHALLGYGRRRHADLTLVGRTSHNAARMVTDLSWAGRLLGQRALRHTGANARIRYTVMHNMAGLGAHPLTPLDRLHQIGLLPDPRARQQPAWA; from the coding sequence ATGAGCGGCACCGACGTCGTGGTGTGCGGCGCGGGGGTCGGGGGCCTGGCGGCCGCCTGTGCGCTGGGCGGGCTCGGCCTGCGTGTGCTGCTCGTGGACAAGCAGCCCGAGATCCGTCCGGTGGCCAAGGGCGAGGTCTTCCAGCCGGGTTCGCTGCCCGTGTTGCGTGCGTGGGGTGTGGCCGGGCACCTTGAGACGGCGGGCGCGCTGCGGCTCGACCGGCTGGTCGCCCGGGATCCGGACGGCACCGCGCGGATGACGCTGGACTACGGGCTGCTGCCCGCCGACGGCGGCAACTGGCTGCTGGCGCACGACTATCCGGCCATCCTGCGTGCCTTCACCGACGCCCTGCCGGCGTCGGCCGAGCTGCGCCGGGGCACGGTGGTCGACGACCTGCTCGGCGCCGCCGACGGCCGGGTCACCGGTGTACGGCTGCGCGACGGCGAGGAGGTGAAGGCGGCACTGGTGGTCGCGGCGGACGGGATCTCCTCACGGCTGCGCCGGGCGGCCGGGCTCGATGTGGAGCGGCTGGAGTACCCGCACCGCCTGGTCGCCATGGAACTGACCGACGCCCCCGAGGTCGACCCCGACTTCTCCGCCTACGTCACCCCACGCGGCCTGCGGCTGCGGTACGCGCTGCCCGGCGGCCGCGTCCGTCTGTACGCGCAGGTGGCACCCGACGAGTTGCGCGGGGCGGACGAGAGCCGGCTGGCGAGCTGGGTGGCCGGTCTGGTCCGGGACACCCCGGCGCTCGCCCCGCTTCAGGAGGCGGTGCGCGCCGCCGTGCCCCGGCGCCAGACACTGCCGGTGGCACGTGCGCTCGCGCCACAACTCACCGTTCCGGGGCTGGCGTTGGTCGGCGACAGCGGGCACGTCGTCCACCCGATGGCCGCGCAGGGCATGAACAGCGCGGTCGCCGACGCCCACTGCCTGGCAGAACTGGTCGGCCGATGCGGTGAGTTGACGGCCACGGCGGTGGACCACGCGCTCCTCGGCTACGGACGGCGGCGCCACGCCGATCTGACGTTGGTCGGCCGGACCAGTCACAACGCGGCACGGATGGTGACCGACCTGTCGTGGGCGGGACGGCTGCTGGGGCAGCGTGCGCTGCGGCACACCGGCGCCAACGCCCGGATCCGCTACACCGTCATGCACAACATGGCGGGGCTGGGCGCGCATCCGCTCACCCCGTTGGACCGGCTCCACCAGATCGGGCTGCTGCCGGACCCGAGGGCCCGGCAGCAGCCGGCCTGGGCGTAG
- a CDS encoding methyltransferase: MDPRAEISRLVDLATPFAIRTAVSLRLPQLVEAGTRDLAGLARAADAHENSLARLLNHLVAIGLFEQPEPDRYEPTMLSRELLAEDNQWQLAWLDIDGPGAKMDLAYTGMLHSIRTGESAYHTAHGVPFWEDYQRDERLRLFFGAIMAGHAWQTGPTVAVEYDWEPVHRVIDVGGGIGALLSEVLHKHPHLRGAVLDLPEVAPEANQVLAEAGLAERAEFVGGSFLDPLPTGYDVLMVSRVLTDWSDRDATRILARCAEAAGADGKVLIVEVLAGAEHAKNNSSFDLQSLTLLGGRERTAGDFHALAAAVGLAVLSTRHLPGGLLLVECAQPAPGRGAA; the protein is encoded by the coding sequence ATGGATCCCCGCGCTGAAATCTCCCGGCTCGTCGACCTGGCGACCCCGTTCGCCATCCGCACTGCCGTAAGCCTGAGGCTGCCCCAACTGGTCGAGGCAGGGACGAGAGACCTGGCGGGGCTGGCCCGCGCCGCGGACGCCCATGAGAACTCGCTGGCCCGGCTGCTCAACCACCTGGTCGCCATCGGGCTGTTCGAGCAGCCCGAACCGGACCGGTACGAACCCACCATGCTGTCCAGGGAGTTGCTCGCCGAGGACAACCAGTGGCAGCTGGCCTGGCTCGACATCGACGGCCCCGGCGCCAAGATGGACCTCGCCTACACCGGCATGCTGCACTCGATCCGCACCGGCGAGTCCGCCTATCACACGGCGCACGGCGTGCCGTTCTGGGAGGACTACCAGCGCGACGAGCGGCTGCGGCTGTTCTTCGGCGCCATCATGGCCGGGCACGCCTGGCAGACCGGCCCCACCGTCGCCGTCGAGTACGACTGGGAGCCCGTGCACAGGGTCATCGACGTCGGCGGCGGCATCGGCGCGTTGCTGAGCGAGGTCCTGCACAAGCACCCGCACCTGCGGGGCGCGGTGCTCGACCTGCCCGAGGTGGCTCCTGAAGCGAACCAGGTGCTCGCCGAGGCCGGGCTGGCAGAGCGTGCGGAGTTCGTCGGCGGCAGCTTCCTCGACCCGCTGCCCACCGGTTACGACGTCCTGATGGTCTCCCGGGTCCTCACCGACTGGAGCGACCGGGACGCGACCCGGATCCTGGCCCGCTGCGCCGAGGCCGCCGGTGCCGACGGGAAGGTGCTGATCGTGGAAGTGCTGGCCGGTGCGGAACACGCCAAGAACAACTCCTCGTTCGACCTCCAGTCCCTGACCCTGCTCGGCGGCCGGGAGCGCACCGCCGGGGACTTCCACGCCCTGGCCGCTGCCGTCGGCCTCGCCGTCCTGTCGACCCGCCACCTGCCCGGGGGCCTGCTGCTCGTCGAATGCGCACAGCCTGCCCCCGGGCGGGGCGCCGCCTGA
- a CDS encoding cytochrome P450 codes for MPETGPARMAVPIPKERSQGCPFDPPAALRDLREEDPVCPVTLADGSNGWLLTRHEDVHDVLGDYQRFSSRGELRNSALDGQVTAARQAKPGEINGVDPPEHTRLRRKLGGKFTTSRMTQLTDSITDIVDDVLNGMEQLTGPVDLVQVFALPIPSLVICELMGVDYAEREVFQEKTTNMLALSATPEQYMAALDDIYSYVNDLVVRKRARPTDDILSNLAADEELTEEEVSRMGLALLAAGHETTAHMLALGTFALLQNPDQLAALRADPALFTGAVEELLRYLTIAQYGAERSATEDVEVGGQLIKRGDVVVPALMAANRDPRRFDQPDALNITRRTAGHMAFGFGIHQCVGQQLARVELKIAYQALIQRFPNLRLATPPEQVPLRTDSVTYGLVALPVIWD; via the coding sequence ATGCCAGAGACTGGGCCCGCCCGCATGGCCGTACCCATACCGAAGGAACGCTCGCAGGGCTGCCCCTTCGATCCCCCGGCGGCCCTGCGCGACCTTCGGGAGGAGGACCCCGTCTGTCCCGTCACCCTGGCGGACGGCAGCAACGGCTGGCTCCTCACCCGGCACGAGGACGTGCACGACGTCCTCGGCGACTACCAGCGGTTCAGCTCCCGCGGCGAACTCCGCAACTCCGCCCTCGACGGCCAGGTCACCGCCGCTAGGCAGGCAAAACCCGGTGAGATCAACGGAGTTGACCCGCCGGAGCACACCCGGCTGCGCCGCAAGCTCGGCGGCAAGTTCACCACCAGCCGCATGACCCAGCTCACCGACAGCATCACGGACATCGTCGACGACGTCCTGAATGGCATGGAGCAACTGACCGGCCCGGTCGACCTGGTGCAGGTCTTCGCGCTGCCCATCCCGTCCCTCGTCATCTGCGAGTTGATGGGCGTCGACTACGCGGAACGCGAGGTGTTCCAGGAGAAGACCACGAACATGCTGGCCCTGTCCGCCACCCCCGAGCAGTACATGGCGGCCCTCGACGACATCTACTCGTACGTCAACGACCTCGTCGTCCGCAAACGCGCCCGCCCCACCGACGACATCCTCAGCAACCTCGCCGCCGACGAGGAACTGACGGAGGAGGAGGTTTCCCGGATGGGCCTGGCGCTGCTCGCGGCCGGGCACGAAACAACGGCCCACATGCTCGCCCTCGGCACCTTCGCCCTGCTCCAGAACCCGGACCAACTCGCCGCCCTGCGCGCCGATCCCGCCCTGTTCACCGGTGCGGTCGAGGAACTCCTGCGCTACCTCACCATCGCCCAGTACGGCGCCGAACGCTCGGCGACCGAGGACGTCGAGGTGGGCGGCCAGCTGATCAAGAGGGGCGACGTCGTCGTGCCCGCCCTGATGGCCGCCAACCGCGACCCGCGCCGCTTCGACCAACCTGACGCCCTCAACATCACCCGCCGCACGGCCGGGCACATGGCGTTCGGCTTCGGCATCCACCAGTGCGTGGGCCAGCAACTCGCCCGAGTCGAGCTGAAGATCGCCTACCAGGCACTCATCCAACGCTTCCCGAACCTGCGTCTCGCCACACCTCCAGAGCAAGTACCCCTGCGCACCGACTCCGTGACGTACGGACTGGTGGCACTCCCGGTCATCTGGGACTGA
- a CDS encoding IS110 family transposase, whose amino-acid sequence MSRIWAGIDCGKTHHHCVVVDTEGAILAA is encoded by the coding sequence ATGAGCCGGATATGGGCGGGGATCGACTGCGGCAAGACCCACCACCACTGCGTGGTGGTGGACACGGAAGGCGCCATCCTTGCTGCTTGA
- a CDS encoding helix-turn-helix transcriptional regulator has product MSDHGSRVNFQHGQEFLAAISERWNYQILREVFFGVGRFGELKRALGISANILTARLNSLTELGLLTKRAYRSDKPWYEYALTDSARELVVPAIAAVTRWAEAHATDTDVTHHPLLHTTCGNPTNPYLACSSCHQPVEASTLRPTAAEEGGAGRRGGSAPAAPGD; this is encoded by the coding sequence GTGTCCGACCACGGGAGCCGCGTCAACTTCCAGCACGGGCAGGAGTTCCTGGCCGCGATCTCCGAGCGCTGGAACTACCAGATCCTGAGGGAGGTGTTCTTCGGTGTTGGCCGCTTCGGTGAACTCAAGCGAGCTCTGGGAATCTCGGCGAACATCCTCACCGCGCGGCTCAACAGTCTGACCGAGCTGGGCCTGCTCACCAAGCGCGCCTACCGCTCCGACAAGCCGTGGTACGAGTACGCGCTCACCGACAGCGCCCGCGAGCTCGTCGTCCCCGCCATCGCGGCCGTCACGCGTTGGGCTGAAGCCCATGCGACCGATACCGATGTCACGCACCACCCGCTGTTGCACACGACATGCGGCAACCCGACCAATCCGTACCTCGCGTGCAGCAGCTGCCATCAGCCGGTCGAGGCCTCGACCCTGCGCCCGACGGCCGCCGAGGAGGGCGGTGCCGGCCGTCGGGGAGGGTCGGCTCCCGCGGCGCCGGGCGACTGA
- a CDS encoding prenyltransferase gives MSTPLLVDEVSEAIDAAAEALFAAQRPDGVFTYGIGSLATTLSTVGAVSALHFADPEGSADLVRRGVDWLVAAQAADGGWSMMPGQESEAGPTAVATAVLQLVAADTAAGQVKAGQDWMHHYGGLDAIPHLEVVAWCRQFYGYVGWIDPRDMRRFPLELALLPGLYRRLFDLRAPMVSALALAQTRHKPLTGFQRRLARWAEPNALSVIRQVYEHEGSTGGWCEDAWVTGLIVAGLARAGLGRDMVEAAVRWFREQINPDGSWSSGPLDLTWTMYAARGLLAAGYADDERLRPVKMLFLRLQQQEPFTAFGCPPGFWGWSGTHGWPATLETGEIVSVLSRLPGDDQADAIRDGAGWLTRQQDSRGSWGLCVRNTKVANSGPCPHMTAQALDGLLDSGMPADDRRIRRALGWLSKAQQPDGSYQSVWYRMHTAGTSAVLQTLVRAGAGNSPAAVRARQWLERTQRDDGSWGTGRPSDPGTVEETAWALQGLLAAGADPAALLPGVRWLLAARSPDDGWPAAPVNEYVRYVSRYPMPPLAQGLALRALSGYRRAVASPC, from the coding sequence ATGAGTACCCCCCTGCTCGTGGACGAGGTCTCGGAGGCGATCGACGCAGCCGCCGAAGCCCTGTTCGCCGCGCAGCGACCGGACGGCGTGTTCACCTACGGGATCGGGTCGCTGGCCACCACGCTCAGCACCGTCGGCGCCGTCAGCGCGTTGCACTTCGCCGACCCCGAGGGCTCCGCGGACCTCGTACGGCGGGGCGTCGACTGGCTCGTCGCCGCGCAGGCCGCAGACGGCGGCTGGAGCATGATGCCGGGCCAGGAGTCCGAGGCCGGCCCGACGGCGGTCGCCACCGCCGTACTCCAGCTCGTCGCCGCCGACACGGCGGCCGGCCAGGTCAAGGCGGGCCAGGACTGGATGCACCACTACGGCGGCCTGGACGCCATCCCGCACCTTGAAGTCGTCGCCTGGTGCCGCCAGTTCTACGGGTACGTCGGCTGGATCGACCCGCGCGACATGCGCCGCTTCCCGCTGGAACTGGCGCTGCTGCCCGGCCTGTACCGGCGACTGTTCGACCTGCGAGCCCCGATGGTCTCCGCGCTCGCCCTCGCCCAGACCCGGCACAAGCCGCTGACCGGCTTCCAGCGCAGACTGGCGCGCTGGGCCGAGCCGAACGCCCTCTCCGTGATCCGGCAGGTCTACGAGCACGAGGGCAGCACCGGCGGCTGGTGCGAGGACGCCTGGGTGACCGGGCTGATCGTCGCGGGGCTGGCCCGCGCCGGGCTCGGCCGGGACATGGTCGAGGCAGCGGTGCGCTGGTTCCGGGAGCAGATCAACCCGGACGGTTCCTGGAGCTCCGGTCCCCTGGACCTGACGTGGACCATGTACGCGGCCCGCGGTCTGCTCGCCGCGGGCTACGCCGACGACGAGCGGCTGCGGCCCGTCAAGATGCTCTTCCTGCGGCTCCAGCAGCAAGAGCCGTTCACCGCGTTCGGCTGCCCGCCCGGCTTCTGGGGCTGGTCGGGAACGCACGGCTGGCCGGCCACCCTGGAGACCGGTGAGATCGTCTCCGTGCTGTCCCGGCTGCCCGGCGACGACCAGGCCGACGCGATCCGCGACGGGGCCGGCTGGCTCACCCGCCAGCAGGACAGCCGCGGCTCGTGGGGGCTGTGCGTGCGCAACACCAAGGTCGCCAACAGCGGGCCGTGCCCGCACATGACCGCGCAGGCCCTCGACGGACTCCTCGACTCCGGAATGCCCGCCGACGATCGCCGGATCCGCAGGGCACTCGGCTGGCTGTCCAAAGCCCAGCAGCCGGACGGCAGTTACCAGTCGGTGTGGTACCGCATGCACACCGCGGGGACCTCCGCCGTGCTGCAGACCCTGGTCCGGGCGGGCGCCGGGAACTCCCCCGCCGCCGTACGCGCCCGGCAGTGGCTGGAGCGGACACAGCGCGACGACGGCTCCTGGGGCACCGGCCGTCCCTCGGATCCGGGCACGGTCGAGGAGACCGCGTGGGCTCTGCAGGGACTGCTGGCCGCCGGGGCGGACCCGGCGGCGCTCCTGCCCGGCGTACGGTGGCTGCTGGCCGCCCGGTCGCCCGACGACGGCTGGCCGGCGGCTCCTGTCAACGAGTACGTGCGGTACGTGTCGCGCTACCCGATGCCGCCGCTCGCCCAGGGCCTCGCACTGCGCGCCCTGTCGGGCTACCGCCGGGCGGTGGCTTCCCCATGCTGA
- a CDS encoding TauD/TfdA family dioxygenase, producing MTNSGSRFQVRPVSGALGAEVFGVPFGRLTEADLATVRELLLDHLVLFFPDVAELEPEAHKEFGRWFGKLEVHPFLPKLPGHDELVVLDSEQGAKADVWHTDVTFSASPPVASVLQIVQCPPAGGDTMWSNQYLAYEAVSAPLRDLLDGLTAVHVFEHPGTSYRAEAEHPVVRTHPETGRRSLYVNRLFTRRIPQLTPVESELLLRHLFDLSESPQRVCRFRWQPGAIAMWDNRATQHYAVNDYVGRRVGRRVTILGDKPEGEAPRWGAWTAETAGNGVRDTMARA from the coding sequence ATGACGAATTCCGGAAGTCGGTTCCAGGTCCGTCCGGTGTCGGGGGCGCTGGGAGCCGAGGTGTTCGGGGTACCGTTCGGCAGGCTCACCGAGGCCGACCTCGCCACCGTACGGGAGCTGCTCCTCGATCATCTGGTGCTGTTCTTCCCGGACGTGGCGGAGCTGGAACCGGAGGCGCACAAGGAGTTCGGCCGGTGGTTCGGGAAGCTGGAGGTGCATCCGTTCCTGCCGAAGCTTCCCGGGCACGACGAGCTCGTGGTGCTGGACTCGGAGCAGGGGGCCAAAGCGGATGTGTGGCACACCGACGTCACGTTCTCGGCCTCGCCGCCCGTCGCGTCCGTCCTGCAGATCGTCCAGTGCCCGCCTGCCGGCGGCGACACCATGTGGAGCAATCAGTACCTGGCCTACGAGGCGGTGTCCGCACCGCTCAGGGACCTGCTCGACGGGCTCACAGCCGTGCATGTCTTCGAGCATCCCGGCACCTCGTACCGGGCGGAGGCCGAGCACCCGGTGGTCCGCACCCACCCCGAGACGGGCCGCCGCTCCCTGTACGTCAACCGGCTCTTCACTCGTCGGATCCCCCAACTCACGCCAGTCGAGAGCGAGTTGCTACTCCGCCACCTTTTTGACCTGTCGGAGAGCCCGCAACGGGTGTGCCGCTTCCGCTGGCAGCCGGGCGCGATCGCCATGTGGGACAACCGCGCCACCCAGCACTACGCGGTCAACGACTACGTCGGCCGCCGGGTGGGCCGCCGGGTCACCATCCTCGGCGACAAGCCGGAGGGCGAGGCGCCGCGGTGGGGAGCGTGGACGGCTGAGACCGCCGGCAACGGTGTCCGGGACACGATGGCACGCGCCTGA
- a CDS encoding polyprenyl synthetase family protein — MTAKAAAPRTPAQTLSPTVDALRRELDSRRPADGDRMQEIARYALLAPGKLLRPVLLVAAAEATGGSRDQVVPAALAVEYLHVASLVHDDVIDGDDLRRGQDSVHARYGVPDAIATGDALLFQVFSAVSECAALGVPDAAVLAAVGVLAQAGEELCRGQLQEALLTAAGPRGCGLDAYQEMASLKTGALLRGACRAGALLSGGTPEETEAVTAFGGHVGLAFQMYDDLLPYLADETVTGKPGTSDAGNLRPTFPVLLAYRTGTAADRRRLERVLRGGLSPEATFAALREVITATGSLELAQDQARGEAEEARARLDALPPTEAADVLAAVADLTVRRDR; from the coding sequence ATGACCGCCAAGGCAGCGGCTCCCCGCACACCCGCCCAAACCCTGTCCCCGACAGTTGACGCGCTGCGCCGTGAGCTCGACAGCCGCAGGCCGGCCGACGGCGACCGGATGCAGGAGATCGCCCGCTACGCGCTGCTCGCCCCAGGGAAACTGCTGCGGCCGGTGCTCCTCGTCGCCGCTGCGGAGGCGACCGGCGGCTCGCGCGACCAGGTGGTGCCGGCCGCCCTTGCCGTGGAGTACCTGCATGTCGCGTCCCTCGTCCACGACGACGTCATCGACGGCGACGACCTGCGCCGCGGCCAGGACTCCGTGCACGCCCGCTACGGCGTCCCGGACGCGATAGCCACTGGTGACGCCCTCCTCTTCCAGGTCTTCTCGGCCGTGTCCGAATGCGCCGCGCTGGGCGTGCCGGACGCCGCCGTCCTCGCCGCGGTCGGGGTGCTGGCCCAGGCCGGCGAGGAGCTGTGCCGGGGCCAGTTGCAGGAGGCGCTGCTGACGGCCGCCGGGCCACGGGGCTGCGGTCTGGACGCCTACCAGGAGATGGCCTCGCTGAAGACCGGGGCCCTGCTGCGCGGCGCCTGCCGGGCCGGTGCGCTGCTCAGCGGGGGCACGCCGGAGGAGACCGAGGCGGTCACGGCGTTCGGGGGGCACGTGGGTCTCGCCTTCCAGATGTACGACGACCTCCTGCCCTATCTCGCGGACGAAACGGTCACCGGCAAACCCGGCACGAGCGACGCCGGCAACCTGCGGCCGACCTTCCCGGTACTGCTCGCCTACCGCACCGGCACCGCGGCCGACCGGCGCCGCCTGGAACGGGTCCTGCGCGGCGGCCTGAGCCCGGAGGCCACCTTCGCCGCGCTGCGCGAGGTGATCACCGCGACCGGCAGCCTGGAACTCGCCCAGGACCAGGCCCGCGGTGAGGCCGAGGAGGCCAGGGCCCGGCTGGACGCACTGCCGCCGACCGAGGCCGCCGACGTGCTCGCGGCGGTCGCGGACCTCACCGTACGCCGGGACCGCTAG
- a CDS encoding aminotransferase class I/II-fold pyridoxal phosphate-dependent enzyme, whose translation MVAVIHQLALNENHSPLLPGVAEAVREVGERANLTLDPLATDLTQELAGRLGVPADRVVAGAGSGALLQQFLSAHTGPGTEVVHAWPSFEMYPLLVRNAHAEPVAVPLRATAHDLAAMADAVTPRTRVILLCNPNNPTGEVLDHGQLAEFLAALPSDVLVLVDEAYREFAEPGALADALALAEDDERVAVVRTFSKSHGLLGLRVGYLVAAASVTAPLRSTSPFFRVSTPAQAAAHAALAAEERMREQCAEVARERDRVRAGLLNHGWDVPPSGGNFLWVPLGDRNQAFVSHLAAHGVAVREIAGSGVRVGTGTPEANDAVLTLAQEFAAKKTSDTAAKEPVI comes from the coding sequence GTGGTCGCGGTAATTCACCAGCTTGCCCTGAACGAAAACCATTCACCGCTGCTGCCCGGAGTGGCCGAGGCCGTCCGTGAGGTCGGCGAACGCGCCAACCTCACCCTCGACCCCCTCGCCACCGACCTCACTCAGGAGCTGGCCGGCCGGCTCGGCGTACCGGCCGACCGTGTGGTGGCCGGCGCGGGATCGGGCGCGCTGCTCCAGCAGTTCCTGAGTGCCCACACCGGGCCGGGCACCGAAGTGGTGCACGCCTGGCCCTCGTTCGAGATGTATCCCCTCCTCGTGCGCAACGCCCACGCCGAACCGGTCGCGGTGCCGCTGCGCGCCACCGCGCACGATCTGGCGGCCATGGCCGACGCCGTGACGCCACGCACCCGTGTCATCCTGCTGTGCAATCCGAACAACCCGACCGGTGAGGTGCTCGACCACGGTCAACTGGCCGAGTTCCTGGCCGCGTTGCCGTCCGACGTCCTCGTCCTGGTCGACGAGGCCTACCGCGAGTTCGCCGAGCCCGGCGCACTCGCCGACGCCCTGGCGCTGGCAGAGGACGACGAACGCGTCGCCGTGGTGCGCACCTTCTCCAAGTCGCACGGCCTGCTCGGGCTGCGCGTCGGCTATCTGGTCGCCGCCGCGTCCGTCACCGCCCCACTACGCAGCACGAGCCCGTTCTTCCGGGTGAGCACGCCCGCACAGGCCGCGGCGCACGCCGCCCTGGCGGCCGAGGAGCGGATGCGGGAGCAGTGCGCCGAGGTCGCCCGGGAGCGCGACCGGGTCCGGGCCGGGCTGCTCAACCACGGCTGGGACGTGCCGCCCAGCGGCGGCAACTTCCTCTGGGTGCCGCTCGGCGATCGCAACCAGGCGTTCGTGAGCCACCTGGCGGCCCACGGCGTCGCGGTCCGGGAGATCGCGGGCTCCGGCGTGCGGGTGGGCACCGGCACCCCTGAGGCCAACGACGCGGTCCTCACGCTCGCCCAGGAGTTCGCCGCCAAGAAGACATCCGACACCGCCGCGAAGGAGCCCGTCATATGA